Proteins from one Sabethes cyaneus chromosome 2, idSabCyanKW18_F2, whole genome shotgun sequence genomic window:
- the LOC128735618 gene encoding uncharacterized protein LOC128735618, whose translation MAFENRRILEALGEVDNTTCKSLALGGDKCVERVLGILWTPTTDELSFSTQMSMEVQTLLNNGDRPTKRQILRCVMSLFDPLGLLSPFVVHGKVLIQNTWRTGAEWDQKVDDVSFELWQKWIKMIDFICTVRIPRCYFKQATAETYSNTQMHVFVDANEKAYACAVYFRTVDIDGYAQCALLAGKAKVAPVKPRSVSRLELQGCELGVRLAKHLQDHHCVPITKRFFWTDSTTALSWIRADPRNYRPFVAHCIGRILDLSHVNEWRWISSKLNPADEATKLEKGPYFSDKSKWFVGPDFLRLPEEEWPRPVQLIVATTEESRTSAMFHAAGTPVIRYERYSRWERLHRAMGYVFRFMNNTRSGHLKVFGQLQQNELQAASDMIFKQVQYETYTEEIMILEKNESKPETQRQAIDKDSSLYQFMPVIDDRGVLRQGSRARKAEHMPFDARYPILLPKDHPVTMLLVDYYHRVYRHANLETVVNEMRQRYMIPRLRVVIKTVSRMCQYCKLRRSKPGTPPMAPLPSARLAYQVRPFSYTGVDYFGPLSVKVGRSNVKRWIALFTCLTIRAVHLEVAYDLSTASCIRCVRRFVGRRGPPVEFFSDNGTNFQGAERILREQINVGLSATFTSAATKWNFIPQGPRTWVVRGNV comes from the coding sequence ATGGCGTTCGAAAATCGACGTATACTCGAAGCGTTGGGAGAAGTAGATAATACGACCTGTAAGAGTCTAGCTTTAGGAGGTGATAAATGTGTTGAGCGCGTTCTGGGAATACTGTGGACGCCCACTACCGATGAGCTCAGTTTCTCGACGCAAATGAGTATGGAAGTTCAGACATTGCTCAACAATGGGGATCGACCCACAAAGCGACAAATATTAAGGTGTGTTATGTCTCTCTTTGACCCGTTGGGATTACTTTCGCCATTTGTAGTCCACGGGAAAGTACTGATTCAAAATACCTGGCGAACGGGAGCAGAATGGGACCAGAAGGTCGACGATGTATCGTTCGAGCTATGGCAAAAATGGATCAAAATGATCGATTTCATCTGTACCGTCCGCATTCCCAGATGTTACTTTAAACAAGCAACGGCCGAAACATATAGTAACACGCAGATGCATGTATTCGTCGACGCCAATGAAAAGGCTTACGCTTGTGCCGTGTATTTTCGCACAGTAGATATCGACGGTTATGCTCAATGTGCTCTGCTGGCGGGGAAAGCCAAGGTGGCACCTGTCAAACCTAGGTCCGTGTCAAGATTGGAGCTTCAGGGATGTGAGCTTGGAGTGCGATTAGCAAAACATCTACAAGACCATCACTGTGTTCCAATAACCAAACGATTCTTTTGGACGGATTCAACAACTGCGTTGTCTTGGATCCGCGCAGATCCACGCAACTATAGACCTTTCGTGGCTCACTGTATTGGGAGAATACTGGATTTGTCGCATGTGAATGAATGGAGATGGATATCATCGAAACTTAACCCGGCGGACGAAGCAACCAAATTGGAAAAGGGCCCGTATTTCAGTGATAAGAGTAAATGGTTTGTAGGGCCAGACTTTCTGCGTTTGCCGGAAGAGGAGTGGCCACGTCCAGTACAATTAATCGTAGCAACGACCGAAGAATCCCGAACTTCAGCGATGTTCCATGCAGCTGGCACGCCTGTCATCCGTTATGAGCGATACAGTAGATGGGAAAGACTCCACAGAGCAATGGGCTACGTATTTCGATTCATGAATAACACTCGATCCGGACATTTGAAAGTCTTCGGGCAACTTCAGCAAAACGAACTACAAGCAGCTAGCGATATGATTTTCAAGCAAGTGCAGTATGAAACGTATACGGAGGAAATCATGATCTTAGAAAAGAACGAGTCTAAACCTGAAACGCAAAGGCAGGCTATTGACAAAGATAGTAGTCTATACCAATTCATGCCGGTTATAGACGATCGCGGTGTGTTACGACAAGGAAGTCGAGCGAGGAAAGCTGAGCATATGCCATTCGATGCCAGATACCCCATTTTGTTACCGAAAGATCATCCAGTGACGATGCTACTAGTTGATTACTATCATCGAGTTTACCGACATGCCAATCTGGAAACGGTGGTCAATGAAATGCGTCAACGCTACATGATTCCGAGGCTTCGCGTAGTTATAAAAACCGTATCCCGAATGTGTCAATATTGCAAGCTCCGTAGAAGTAAACCAGGAACACCACCGATGGCCCCATTACCGTCAGCGCGTCTAGCTTATCAAGTCCGCCCGTTCAGCTACACCGGAGTCGATTACTTTGGACCGCTGTCGGTAAAAGTAGGAAGGTCTAACGTCAAACGCTGGATCGCACTGTTCACCTGTCTCACTATACGTGCGGTACACCTTGAAGTCGCTTATGACTTATCCACAGCTTCCTGCATTAGGTGCGTTAGGAGATTTGTTGGTCGTCGCGGTCCACCAGTAGAGTTTTTTAGTGACAACGGAACGAATTTTCAAGGCGCTGAGCGAATTCTTCGTGAGCAGATAAACGTGGGACTGTCGGCCACATTTACCAGTGCAGCTACCAAATGGAATTTCATTCCCCAGGGGCCCCGCACATGGGTGGTGCGTGGGAACGTTTAG